Below is a window of Thermodesulfomicrobium sp. WS DNA.
AAAATGCGGGGACGTAAAACCCAGGCATCCCAGAGAGATGCGTCAAGAGCTCCTGCCGGCTCCAACCCGCGGTCTTGGCCTGATCCACGGCGCGGGCCAGATCGAGCACCGCCTCTTCCCCGTCACCCAGCACCATGACATCCACAAACGGCGCCAAGGGCTCGGCATTGAACACGCAACCGCCGCCAGCCACCACCAGGGGATGCTCGGGCCTGCGGTCCGCAGCGCGCAGCGGGATACCCGCAAGCTCCAGCATCCACAGCACCGTGGTATAGCACAGCTCGTGGGTGAGGCTCACCAGCACCGCGTCCAACCGCCCCAAGGGGGTGTCGCTCTCCAGCGTCGCCAAGGGGACCTGACGTGCGCGCAAAAGCGCACCCACGTCCGGGCTGGGGGCAAACACCCGCTCCGCCCAGATCCATGGCTGCGCATTGAGCACCCCGTACAGGATGCGCTGCCCCAAATAGGACATCCCCACTTCATAGAGATCGGGAAAGGCCAGGGCCACATGGACCCGCACCGCGGCCGCATCCTTGTGCACCGCACCGATTTCGGTGCCCAGGTAGTGGCTGGGCCGGGAAAAAAGAGGGAGGAGTTCTTTCATGAGCCAAAGACGAAAAAAGGGTGGGCCGGGCCACCCTTCTCGGCGCGAAGACCGTCCGTGCCTTATTTGATGATTTTCCCGAAGTCCGTAACCTTGCCGCCCAAACCAGACAAATCCAGGCTGCCTGGGGTCGCCAAGGTGAGGTTGCTTGCGGCTTCCAGGTACTTGGTCTTGAGCTCTTCCGGCACGGACTTGTACTGGTAGAGCACATGGCGGCCGTCGATTTCCCCTTCTATTTCCGTATCAAAGGGATAGCCAAAGGGGAGCAGGAGCATCTGCACCCCGCCTTGGGCCGTAGGCAAGGTCTGGAGCACCGCCGGATCCTGCAACACTTCCCGCTCCGCGTTCCACTTGCCCAGCACCATGTCGCCGTTTGCCAACTTTACAAGCCGGATATCGTATGCCATGCGTTTGCCTCGCTTTTTGAGTTTCCAAACACAAGATTGTTTTCTCTACGGAAGGCCGCTTCCCCCTGTCAAGGAACGCCATGAATCTCCTGGACGCTGTGCTCATTGCCATTGCCACCGTCTTTACCGTGCGCGGGGTGCTGCGCGGCCTGGTCCTCGAGGTCGCCTCCCTGGCAGGCATCCTCGTCGGCTTCCTGGCGGCCAGTTCCAGCTACGAGCTTTTGGCCCCGTGGGTCATGCGCACGGCGCACCTCGGGGAAGGCGCTGCCCGCTGTGCCGCCTTCGTCCTCCTCTTGGCCGCCACGGTACTCCTGCTCCATGGAGCCGCCCGCCTGCTGCGGGGTTTTTTGCGCCTCGTATCCCTCGGTTGGCTGGACCGACTGGCCGGCGGGGCCATGGGGTTTGCCAAGGCCGGTGTACTGGCCTGTGTGGCGGTGCTGCTCGTGACCGCCTTCGTCCCGCCACATACCGATTTCATCGCCACCTCGCGGCTTGTCCCCCTCATCAACAAGGCCAACGAAGCCGCGCTCCAATATCTTGTCCCGGAAGACCTGCGCCGCCGCTTTGAAGCCGGCAAATCCGCCCTGGAGCGGCTGCGGAAACTTCCCCAAACCCTCGAGGAGATGCTCCATGGCTCCTGATCTCAGTGCGCTGCTTGCAGTCATCGATACCTTGCTCGGTCCTTCGGGCTGCCCCTGGGACCAGAAACAGACTCCCCACACCCTGGCCGAATACCTCTTGGAAGAGGCCTGCGAACTGGTGGACGCCATTCGCAGCGGCGATGTGGCGGCATGCGCCGAGGAATGGGGAGATACCCTCTTCATCCTCCTCTTCATCGGCCGTCTGCTGGAACGCGAGCTGCCCGATTTTCTCGCCCATGCCACCCGTGAGGCCGAGGCCAAGATGATCCGCCGCCATCCCCACGTCTACGGGGAAGCGAGCAAAGAGATGACGAGCATCATCGCCACCTGGGAGCGCATCAAAAAGGCCGAGAAGGCGGAAAACGGCACGCCTCAAGGGGCCTTGGACTCGGTTCCCGCCTCCCTGCCGCCCCTTGCCCGGGCCTACCGCATCCACTCCAAAGCGGCGCGGCTGGGCTTCACCTGGGCGAGCGACCGCGAGCAAGAGCACAAGCTGGAAGAAGAGTGGGCGGAATGGCTGGCGGTGCGCGACGGAGAAGACGCCGGGCGCAAAGAAGAAGAGTTCGGCGACTACCTCTTCAGCCTCGTGGAGCATGGCCGCCGCCACGGCATCAAGGCCAATGCCGCCCTGCACCGGGCCATTGTCAAGTTCCTGCGGCGCTTTGCCCACATGGAAGCGCTCGCCCGCGCCCAAGGCAGCCGTCTGGAAGACCTGTCCCCTGCCGCCCAAGACCAGCTCTGGAAGCGCGCCAAGCGCGAAATCGGCTAATCGTAGCCCATGTGCCTGAGGATCTGGGCGAGCACGCCCGCGGCATCCGTCTGCCCGGTATCGATGCAGATCGCATCGGG
It encodes the following:
- a CDS encoding CvpA family protein — encoded protein: MNLLDAVLIAIATVFTVRGVLRGLVLEVASLAGILVGFLAASSSYELLAPWVMRTAHLGEGAARCAAFVLLLAATVLLLHGAARLLRGFLRLVSLGWLDRLAGGAMGFAKAGVLACVAVLLVTAFVPPHTDFIATSRLVPLINKANEAALQYLVPEDLRRRFEAGKSALERLRKLPQTLEEMLHGS
- the mazG gene encoding nucleoside triphosphate pyrophosphohydrolase is translated as MAPDLSALLAVIDTLLGPSGCPWDQKQTPHTLAEYLLEEACELVDAIRSGDVAACAEEWGDTLFILLFIGRLLERELPDFLAHATREAEAKMIRRHPHVYGEASKEMTSIIATWERIKKAEKAENGTPQGALDSVPASLPPLARAYRIHSKAARLGFTWASDREQEHKLEEEWAEWLAVRDGEDAGRKEEEFGDYLFSLVEHGRRHGIKANAALHRAIVKFLRRFAHMEALARAQGSRLEDLSPAAQDQLWKRAKREIG